In Nitrospirota bacterium, the genomic window ACCGCAAATCGTTTCCTTTCTTCCATGGCTCCTCCTCTGCAGCCGACTCCTCTCGTCTCCCTGGCGTAGATGCATCAAAGCCGAAAGAGAACTCACCCGAATACTATACACCATGATCCTGTCAATGGCCACACGATAAGGATCCGGCACTACTGCCCGTGGCAAGGGCGCCAGTTTCCCTAGTGATTTGGCCTGGCATTTCGCGATCCAAGACGAAAGATTCGACCGCGGCAGTGGATCCCCCGCCGGCAGGAGCGGGGATTGCAAGTCGCGGGATTCAGAAATGAATGCCGTCGCAAAAACTTGCACAATGAGGATAATTATAGTATTATTCAGACGGGAAGAACCCTCTGGTTTTCGCGTTCCCCGCACAGCGGGAATGTGAGCGGCGGAGGCATGGGGGCAGGGCAGGCCTTCTCACTCCTGAGGGGAATCGGCAAGAAGAAAGCATGAGTCGACATTTGAAAAGAGTTCTGCCTGTCTCGGCCCGTCTCGTGGCCGTCCTGGTGCTGTTCGGTTTGGCCTGTCTTGCCGGATTGCTTCACTCCGTTCAGTCCCTCGCTGCGGCGGAACAGGACACCTACACGTTCGCCGTCGTTCCGCAGTACCCCCCCGCCGCCATCAAGCGCGATTGGGGTCCTTTCATTGAAAGGGTCTCCCGTGATGCCGGGGTTGCGTTGAAGCTGCAATTTTACAAATCAATTCCCGACTTCGAACAGGAAATCCATGAAGGCATTCCCGATTTCGTCTATCTGAACCCCTACCATGCCGTCATGGCAAAAAAGGCGCAGGGCTACATCCCCCTCGTACGGGACGGCGAGAACCAGCTGGTGGGAATTATCGTTGTAGATAAGGACAGCGATTTCACGTCCGTGGAGGACCTGAACGGCAAGACGATCGTATTCCCATCCCCGAATGCATTTGCCGCTTCCTTGTATATGCGAGCGCTTCTTACCACGCAGGAAAAAATAAAATTCACGCCAAAATATGTCATCACCCATAGTAATGTCTATAAGCATGTGTTGGCAGGGATGGCTGCCGCAGGCGGCGGTGTGAACAAGACCCTGGAAAACGCACCGCAGGAGCTCAGGGACGAGCTTCGCATCATCTACCGCACTCCTCCGGTCGTTTCTCATCCCATCGCGGTCCATCCTCGCGTCCCTCTATCGGTCCGCAAAGCGGTCGTCAATGCCCTCTTGAAGCTGAACGAGGATGCTGGGGCCGATGGCCTTCTTAAGGCCGTCGGAATAGAGAAAATCGTGAGGGCAAATTACGAAAGAGATTACGGGCCGATCGAACGACTGGGCCTCGAGAAGTACGTCGTGAAAGGAGGGGATTGATGAGCAACAGGAGATGGCTTCATTTCGTCTTCCCGAGACGACTCCCTCTCCAGGTCGGTTTCATTGTGTCCCTTCTGCTGCTCACCACGATCGGGATATACGCATGGCATACGGCGAGCGTGCAGACCGAAGCGTCGCTGGAGGCCATAGAGTCGCAGGCGACCATCATGGCCAAAAGCGTTGCGAACCTCAGTATGAACTACCTGTTGACGGAGGACCTTGCGTCGATAGAATCGCTGCTGCTGAAAGTCGCCGAGTTCCCCCATGTCCGGTCCCTGTCCGTTGCCAATCCCGAAGGCTCTCTGCTGAGCCGCGTGGTCCATGTCGACAATTCCGCGCCCAAGGTTCAGTACAGCCTGGACCGGCTCAGAACACCGCCGGGCAGAAACCCGGAGATCATCGTGGACGAAGGCGGGATCAGCGTCTGGTATCCCATCGCGGATGAGTCACTCCTGGGGTGGGTGAATGTCGATTACAGCCTGCGCGCCATCAGCGACCTCCGCAGGGGCATCTGGAAGGATTCCCTCGTTGCCGCGCTGATCGTCGTATCGGTGAGCACCGCATGTATCCTGATCTTTTTGAGCCGCCCGCTCCGCGCGGTCGGCAGGATCACGGACTTCGCGAAAAGGCTGGATGTGGACCGCGGAGCCACGGTCCGCGTGGAGGCGGGCTCGCTGGAGATCGAGCAGCTTGCCGCCGCTCTGAACACGACATCGCAGAAGCTGTATGAACAGGACCATTCCTTGAGAGATTTCGCCGGGCGCCTGGAGCGTCTGAGGCGGCAGAACCTGTTGATCCTGGAAGCCGCCGGCGAGGGGATCCTTGGACTGGACAGGGAGGGAAACCATACCTTTGTCAATCCTGCCGCGGCGGTTATGCTGCGGTGCAGGGCTGAGGACCTGGCCGGCCAACCCTGGTCCGCGGCGTGGCACTGCCGGGCGGCGGACGGGACCCGCCGGGAAGACGAATGCCCGATCGAGTCCACGCTCAGGGACGGCGTCGTCCACCGCATCGAAGAAGGGTTCTTCCGGAGAAAGGACGGGACAAGGTTCGCCGTCCAGTACACGACCACCCCGATCCGGGAAGGGGACCGGATAACCGGCGCGGTGGTGACCTTCAGGGACATCAGCGAGCGCATAGAGGCTGAAGAGGCTCTGCGGGATTCTGAAAAAAAATACCGCACCTTGTTCGAAGAATCAAAAGACGTCATCTTCATCAGCACGCCCGAAGGAAGGGTCAACGATATGAACCCCGCGGGCTTGACCCTCTTCGGCTATCCGTCAAAAGAGGAGATGCTGTCCGTCAACATCGGGAAAGATCTCTATGCAACGCCCGGGGACCGGGAGGCATTCAAGGAGGCCATGGCGCGTCGCGGCTCCGTTGCCGACTTTGAGGTCAAGCTGAAGAAGAAGAGCGGGGAGGGCATCGATGCCCTGGTCACGGCGACGACGGTCCGGAATGACGCAGGGGCGGCCGTAGCCTACCGGGAGATGCTTCGGGACGTCACGGTGGAGCGTAAGCTGGAGGCGCAGCTTCGCCACGCACAGAAAATGGAGGCGGTCGGTCAGTTGACGGGCGGCATAGCGCATGACTTCAACAATATCCTGTCGGCGATCATCAGTTATGGATACCTTCTGCAGATGAGCAGCGAGCTTGACGAGAAATCGAGGTCCTACGTGGAGCATATGCTCTCATCGGCGGAGCGGGCGGCCAATCTCACGCAAAGCCTCCTGGCGTTCAGCAGAAAGCAGATCATCAACCCGAAACCGGTGGATCTCAACCAGATCATCCGGAAGGTCGAGAAGCTATTGGCCAAGCTGATCGGGGAGGACGTGGAATTCGGGGCCAGCCTTTCCGAAGAACGTCTGACGGTCGTTGCCGACAGCGGACAGATGGAGCAGGTCTTGATGAATTTCGCAACCAACGCGAGGGATGCCATGCCTCGGGGAGGAAAGCTGGCGCTCGAAACGAAGCGTGTTGTCCTGGGCAGCGATTTCCAGCGGGCCCACGGTTTCGGAGAACCGGGCACCTACGCATGCATCGCGGTGGCGGATACGGGGGTCGGCATGGACGCACAAACTGCAAAAAAAATATTCGACCCCTTTTTTACGACCAAGGAGGTCGGGAAAGGCACCGGCCTCGGGCTCTCGATCGTGTACGGCATCATCAAACAGCACAATGGCTATGTCACGGTGCACAGCGAGCCCGGAAGGGGAACGACGTTCAATATCTATCTGCCCATCAGCAGAATTGACGCAGAAGAGATCAGGCCTGCCAACTTCCTGGCCGCGGCAGGCGGCACGGAAACCATCCTGGTGGTCGAGGACGATAATGACGTGAGACGGCTTGCGCGCATTGTCCTGCAGGAGTTCGGCTATGCGCTCATCGAGGCACAGGACGGGGAGGAAGCCCTGGAAACGTTCAGGGCACACAAGGATGACGTCGATCTCCTGCTCCTGGACGTGATTATGCCGAAGAAGAACGGCAGGGAGGTCTACGAAGAAATAAAGAAGATCAGGTCCGATATCAAGGTCCTGTTCACGAGCGGCTATGCGGCTGATGTCCTTCAGGGGAGAGAGATCCTCGACGAGGGGCTGCACCTGATCTCAAAGCCCCTTTCACCCGATGCTCTCTTGAAGAAAGTAAGAGAGATACTGGACGCATGAGATGTGAGGAACACAGGAAATTCATTGACTGTCTGAGGCCGGCAAGATAAGCGGCAAAGGTGCAGGCCGCCGCGTTGGCAATTTTTCTAGAACGCAAGCATATGCGACTGCGCCGGGACACCCCGTAGCGGATTCCCTGGCCCCTGACCTGTAATTCTTGCGGGAGCGTGCCTGGTCCGGATTCGCTTTTATTCCGACATCCTGATATAAAATGTAATCGACAAAGTGTCTATGCTGAATTCTCAGAAGAGAATATCAACTTCAACGATGGCATCCCTGCGATAGGCCGCTCCACGCTGATCACCCTCAGGCATGTCCGTTTTCCCCGGCAATCTATTCATGCGACCCCGCTTTACAAACAATCATTTCTCCTATATTCTGTAAAGGAAGGGCCCTCGACAAAAGATGGAAAGAGTGGCATTATAAAAACAGGACTGTCGGGGAGCATACTATGGCAAAAAGGAACACATCGACCGTGGCCAGCGACGTCATCACAATCTTACTCGTAGAGGACGATCCCAGCGACGTCGAACTCATCCAGGAGATGCTGGCGCAGCTATCAATCCGCGCCAACGTCGTGTGCGTGGACCTCCTCAGCTCCGGCCTTGCGCATCTGGGACGGAACAAGACCGACATCGTCCTGCTGGACATGAACCTGC contains:
- a CDS encoding phosphate/phosphite/phosphonate ABC transporter substrate-binding protein, whose product is MKRVLPVSARLVAVLVLFGLACLAGLLHSVQSLAAAEQDTYTFAVVPQYPPAAIKRDWGPFIERVSRDAGVALKLQFYKSIPDFEQEIHEGIPDFVYLNPYHAVMAKKAQGYIPLVRDGENQLVGIIVVDKDSDFTSVEDLNGKTIVFPSPNAFAASLYMRALLTTQEKIKFTPKYVITHSNVYKHVLAGMAAAGGGVNKTLENAPQELRDELRIIYRTPPVVSHPIAVHPRVPLSVRKAVVNALLKLNEDAGADGLLKAVGIEKIVRANYERDYGPIERLGLEKYVVKGGD
- a CDS encoding PAS domain S-box protein codes for the protein MSNRRWLHFVFPRRLPLQVGFIVSLLLLTTIGIYAWHTASVQTEASLEAIESQATIMAKSVANLSMNYLLTEDLASIESLLLKVAEFPHVRSLSVANPEGSLLSRVVHVDNSAPKVQYSLDRLRTPPGRNPEIIVDEGGISVWYPIADESLLGWVNVDYSLRAISDLRRGIWKDSLVAALIVVSVSTACILIFLSRPLRAVGRITDFAKRLDVDRGATVRVEAGSLEIEQLAAALNTTSQKLYEQDHSLRDFAGRLERLRRQNLLILEAAGEGILGLDREGNHTFVNPAAAVMLRCRAEDLAGQPWSAAWHCRAADGTRREDECPIESTLRDGVVHRIEEGFFRRKDGTRFAVQYTTTPIREGDRITGAVVTFRDISERIEAEEALRDSEKKYRTLFEESKDVIFISTPEGRVNDMNPAGLTLFGYPSKEEMLSVNIGKDLYATPGDREAFKEAMARRGSVADFEVKLKKKSGEGIDALVTATTVRNDAGAAVAYREMLRDVTVERKLEAQLRHAQKMEAVGQLTGGIAHDFNNILSAIISYGYLLQMSSELDEKSRSYVEHMLSSAERAANLTQSLLAFSRKQIINPKPVDLNQIIRKVEKLLAKLIGEDVEFGASLSEERLTVVADSGQMEQVLMNFATNARDAMPRGGKLALETKRVVLGSDFQRAHGFGEPGTYACIAVADTGVGMDAQTAKKIFDPFFTTKEVGKGTGLGLSIVYGIIKQHNGYVTVHSEPGRGTTFNIYLPISRIDAEEIRPANFLAAAGGTETILVVEDDNDVRRLARIVLQEFGYALIEAQDGEEALETFRAHKDDVDLLLLDVIMPKKNGREVYEEIKKIRSDIKVLFTSGYAADVLQGREILDEGLHLISKPLSPDALLKKVREILDA